The genomic window AGCTTCCGCAGGGCGTTCGGCTGCTTGCCGATCGCCTCGGGGTAGCGGATGTCCGTGCCGGTGGCCAGCTCCCAGGCGAGGTTCACCGGCACCGCCACGGCTTTCTGGATCCGGTGCGCGAGCCCCGGCGCCGTGAGACCGTGCTCGGCGACCCGCTCGCGCAGCGCGAGAGCGCCCTGGGCGGCGACCGACATCCCGTGGCCGTAGATCGGGTTGTACGTGGCGACCGCGTCGCCGATCGCGACGAAGCCGTCGGGCCAGTCGGACACCTTCTCGAAGAAGCGCCGCCGGTTGATCGTGCTGCGGGTGACCACGACGTCCGTCAGGGGCTCGGCGCGGGAGATCAGCTCGCCGACGACCGGGTGTCTGATGTCGCGTGCGAACTCCTCGAACCGCTCGGCGAGCGCGGTCGGCTGCCCCCCTCGGGTGCCCGACAGCGTCACCAGCCAGCGCCCGCCCTCGACGGGCACGAGGGTCGCGCTCCGCCCCGGCACCGGCTCCGCCCCGTTCGGCTGCACATTGACCACCGGGTACTCCTCGGTGCCCGCGGGCGCCCGGAAGATCCGGCTGGCGTACACGAGCCCCGAGTCGACCTCCTCCATGGGCGCCGGTGCGATCCCGAGCGCGTCGAGCCAGGCACTGCCCCGCGAGCCACGCCCGGCGGCGTCCACCACCAGATCGGCGGCCAGCACCCGCTCCTCGCCCCCGGCGGGACGGACCCGTATGCCCGTGACCCGGGAGGCGTCGCCCTCCAGGCCCAGGATCTCGGTGCGGTCGAGGACGGTGACCCGGGGGCCGGCGAGGAGATGGGCGCGGACGACCGACTCCAGCAGATCGCGGCTGCACGCGATCATGAACTCCATCTCCGGCCAGCGCCGCAGCCAGCCCTGGGGCGACAGCGAGACCAGACCGGTCGGCAGCGGGATGCGCCGGGCGCCGGCCGCCAGCCAGGCGTCCGTGACCCCCGGCAGCAGTTCCTCCATCGCCCGGGCCCCACCGGACCACAACAGGTGGGCGTGGCGGGCCTGCGGCACGCCCTTGCGGGGCTCCGGCCCCTCGGGCAGCGCGTCGCGCTCGACGACGGTGACCTCGGCGTGGTCACGCAGCGCGGCGGCGGCCAGCAGGCCGGCCAGCCCCGCGCCGACGACGACGGCACGCCGGGGAGTCGTGACCGAGGTGTCGCCTGGGCCTCTAACGGGTTCGCTCATGGAAGTCGCTCTCTGACCTGGTCGCGGCCGCCCATTCACGGGCGGCCGCTACAACGGGTGACTGACGCAGGGCGATGGACATCCGTACGAGGTCACGGGGGTTCTCGGCGGGCGGTGCGGGGACGTCGGCGACGGCGGAGCTGATGACCCGGCCCTCCGGGTCGTCCGCCCGGGCCCGCACCGCCGCCGTCACCAT from Streptomyces sp. DSM 40750 includes these protein-coding regions:
- a CDS encoding FAD-dependent oxidoreductase, translated to MSEPVRGPGDTSVTTPRRAVVVGAGLAGLLAAAALRDHAEVTVVERDALPEGPEPRKGVPQARHAHLLWSGGARAMEELLPGVTDAWLAAGARRIPLPTGLVSLSPQGWLRRWPEMEFMIACSRDLLESVVRAHLLAGPRVTVLDRTEILGLEGDASRVTGIRVRPAGGEERVLAADLVVDAAGRGSRGSAWLDALGIAPAPMEEVDSGLVYASRIFRAPAGTEEYPVVNVQPNGAEPVPGRSATLVPVEGGRWLVTLSGTRGGQPTALAERFEEFARDIRHPVVGELISRAEPLTDVVVTRSTINRRRFFEKVSDWPDGFVAIGDAVATYNPIYGHGMSVAAQGALALRERVAEHGLTAPGLAHRIQKAVAVPVNLAWELATGTDIRYPEAIGKQPNALRKLFGRYVERLVRTALGRPLVCKAYLGVVTLTEPIGALVRPEVVLAVLRGPVKPPLSAPPLTERERETVMGPAKGWSG